The sequence AGTCGGCTCCGCGGGGACTTCCTCGACCGCTGCCGCTTCAACTGCGGCTACCTCTTCCGGTTTAGCGGCGGCCACCTTCTTCTTCCGCTTGGGCTCGGCCTTCTCTTCCACCTCAGCCTGCTCTACAGTAGCCTCCTCAGCCTCCGGCTTGAGCGCCAGGACATCGGACATAAGAACAACCTTCTTGTCATCAACACTCAGCTCTTGGACAGTGACATCCAGGGTGTCACCGGGCTTGATATGCTCAGTGGCTTTTTTGCGGTCACGCTTGGGGACCTCTCTTAGGGGGATAATACCCTCCATGTCCATTTCCATTTGGAGGATCACCCCTTTATCAAGTATCCGGATCACCTCACCTTTCACCTGCTTACCCGATGTGAAGTAGGCCTCGATTTTATCCCAGGGATCCTCCTGGACCTGTTTGAGACCCAGAGCGATCCGTCGATTCTCACGGGACACATCCAGAACCCGGACTTCCACCTGGTCACCCTTGGTTAAGACTTCCTTGGGATGACGGACATTCTTGGTCCAAGACAAGTCGGTGATGTGGATGAGACCATCGATACCCTCTTCCAGTTCTACGAAGGCACCGAATTGTGTCAGGTTTCGCACCTTCCCGGTTTGGATCGTTCCAACCTTGTATTTTTCCTCAATCTGATCCCATGGATCCGGCTGCAGCTGCTTAACTCCCAACGAAATCTTCCGCTCGGTGACATCCATATTCAGGATTTTGGCTTCAATGGTCTGTCCCAGTGTGAACATTTCTGACGGGTGCCGAATATGCTTGGTCCAGGACATTTCCGAGACGTGGATCAAGCCTTCCACTCCTTTTTCGATCTCCACAAAGGCACCATAATTGGTCATGCTCACAATTCTGCCTTCCACCACCGAACCGACAGGGTACTTGACTTCCACACTATCCCAGGGATGGGGCTGGAGCTGTTTGAGACCCAAGGAGACACGTTGCTTTTCCGAGTCGAAATCGATTACTTTCACGGTGATAGGCTCATCCAACTCGACTATCTCGGAGGGGTGACCGACACGCCCCCAGCTCAAGTCGGTAATATGGAGCAGGCCATCCAGGCCGCCCAGATCCACAAAGACACCGAATTCGGTGATATTCTTCACACGACCATCGAGAACCTGCCCCACGTGCAGCTCGGCGATGAGACTATCCTTGCGTTCCTGCAGATCAGCCTCCAACAGCTCTTTGCGCGAAAGGACAATATTTTTCCGCGCTTCATTGAGCTTCACAATTTTGAACTCATATTCCTGACCGATGTACTCATCAAAATCTTGAACGGGCCGGATATCGATCTGGGATCCAGGTAGAAAGGCTGGCACGCCACTCAGATCCACCACCATGCCGCCCTTGATGCGGCGCATAATTCGGCCCACAATGGTCTCGCCGCTATGAGACTTTTCACGAACCTCCGCCCATCGCTGCATGAAATCGGCCTTCTCTTTAGAAAGCACCGTCTGGCCGTTGGCATCCTCCATTTTTACCAGATAGACGGTAATTTCGTCACCGATTTGAGGCAGCTCATCCGGTCGGAATTCTTCCCTGGGGACAATGCCCTCGGATTTAAAGCCGATATCAACCAGAATTTCCCGCTCATTGGTGCCAATAACCCGACCTTTTAGAACCTCATCTTCCCGGATATCTCCCAGAGAAGAGCGCATGATCTCTTCCAGGGAAGTATCTCTTTTCACTACTTCCGAGGCCTCCATTGCATACAGCTGCTCGGGTGTAACGGTGGTTATTTCGTCCAAAACTGAGGGCGCGAGATAGTCCACATCTGCCTGCTCGTGCGCATCGGCAGCTGCTTCTTCTCCTTCAACGGCTTCAGCCACCCTCGCCTCAGCCTCAGTGACCTCCGAAGCTGTTGCCTCCATCTCAGTCGGTCCCAGTTCGTCCTCTACAGCTTCCTGTCCAATGTCCCCTGCGGTCTCTTCGGGTATAGGCTCCGGGATTTCCTTATCACTCATGCTGGGCTTGCATCTCCTTGTTTATGTCGGTTTCACCTTCCTGTCGCCGGGCTTGGTTAACATGGGCAACAATCGAATCAACCTGGGCCGGGATCGTCAGGCTGGTCGTATCTACGATTACGGCATCTTCGGCCTTCTTAAGAGGTGAGATCTCTCGGGTAGAATCCTCCTCGTCTCTCTGGCGGAGCTCTTCGATAATCTGCTCCAGGGGGGGATTGAGACCTCGGGCACGGAGCTCATCATAGCGACGTCTGGCCCTCACCTCCAGGTCAGCCACCAGAAAAAATTTGAATCGGGCATCGGGGAAAACACGCGTGCCGATATCGCGTCCTTCGCAGACCACGGGGCGCTCCCTGCCGATTCGCCGCTGCAATCCTACCATTCTCTCACGCACCGAAGCGAGAGCGCTGTAAGCGCTCACCTGCTGGGTGATCTCCGGTGTGCGGATAGCCTCGGATACGTCCCGCCCGTTGAGCAATGTGCGCTGATGGTCCGTTCCGGTGGATTTGAACTGCACGTCAAGCGACGCCAGCAGTTTCGCCATGGCGGCGGATTCCTTTGGTGGCAGCCGATTTTCCAGACAAGCGAAGGTCACCGCGCGGTACATGGCCCCCGTGTCCAGATGCACAAAACCTAGTCTCCGGGCCACCATCCTGGCAGTAGTAGTTTTCCCCGATGCGGCCGGACCATCAATGGCTACCACCATTTGCACGGATTTGACCTCATCAAAAAGCAAGCAAGTTTAATGCTATCGAGCATGAATATCCATCTGTTTCTATGTGGTTTGCATTCCCTCCCGGGCCCCGGTCAGGCGATAGAGACTGTTCACTTCTGTCTGCCGGAGCCGACGGTATTTGCCCGGCCGCAGGTTATCGGCGGAAAGCCCGGCGAAACTGGTACGGTGCAAGTGGAGGAGGGGCAGTCCATAATGCTCGAAGATGCGTTTAACCTCCCGGTTTTTCCCTTCGGTCAGGGTAAGTTGGTATACGGTTCGTTGAGCTTGCCGGGCCACCGGGCGCAACTGGGCCCGGACCTTGACCCCTCCTGCAATGACTATTCCTGAAATTATCTGGTCTATGGCGTGGGCGCTCAACTGGCCCTTCACCTCCACCAGATAGCATTTCTCGATCCCATAGCGGGGATGGGTCAGCCGGTTGGCCAGTTCCCCATCATTGGTAATGA is a genomic window of Candidatus Neomarinimicrobiota bacterium containing:
- the cmk gene encoding (d)CMP kinase; translation: MVVAIDGPAASGKTTTARMVARRLGFVHLDTGAMYRAVTFACLENRLPPKESAAMAKLLASLDVQFKSTGTDHQRTLLNGRDVSEAIRTPEITQQVSAYSALASVRERMVGLQRRIGRERPVVCEGRDIGTRVFPDARFKFFLVADLEVRARRRYDELRARGLNPPLEQIIEELRQRDEEDSTREISPLKKAEDAVIVDTTSLTIPAQVDSIVAHVNQARRQEGETDINKEMQAQHE
- a CDS encoding pseudouridine synthase gives rise to the protein MRSWAGKKLRHPWAMRLNRYLAQAGVASRRKADELITAGRVQVNGRRVTSLGVGIDVNDLVEVNGRPVELAAERVVYLLHKPAGVISSVSDPRGRLTVVELIRDPRRLFPVGRLDRDTTGALLITNDGELANRLTHPRYGIEKCYLVEVKGQLSAHAIDQIISGIVIAGGVKVRAQLRPVARQAQRTVYQLTLTEGKNREVKRIFEHYGLPLLHLHRTSFAGLSADNLRPGKYRRLRQTEVNSLYRLTGAREGMQTT
- the rpsA gene encoding 30S ribosomal protein S1 translates to MSDKEIPEPIPEETAGDIGQEAVEDELGPTEMEATASEVTEAEARVAEAVEGEEAAADAHEQADVDYLAPSVLDEITTVTPEQLYAMEASEVVKRDTSLEEIMRSSLGDIREDEVLKGRVIGTNEREILVDIGFKSEGIVPREEFRPDELPQIGDEITVYLVKMEDANGQTVLSKEKADFMQRWAEVREKSHSGETIVGRIMRRIKGGMVVDLSGVPAFLPGSQIDIRPVQDFDEYIGQEYEFKIVKLNEARKNIVLSRKELLEADLQERKDSLIAELHVGQVLDGRVKNITEFGVFVDLGGLDGLLHITDLSWGRVGHPSEIVELDEPITVKVIDFDSEKQRVSLGLKQLQPHPWDSVEVKYPVGSVVEGRIVSMTNYGAFVEIEKGVEGLIHVSEMSWTKHIRHPSEMFTLGQTIEAKILNMDVTERKISLGVKQLQPDPWDQIEEKYKVGTIQTGKVRNLTQFGAFVELEEGIDGLIHITDLSWTKNVRHPKEVLTKGDQVEVRVLDVSRENRRIALGLKQVQEDPWDKIEAYFTSGKQVKGEVIRILDKGVILQMEMDMEGIIPLREVPKRDRKKATEHIKPGDTLDVTVQELSVDDKKVVLMSDVLALKPEAEEATVEQAEVEEKAEPKRKKKVAAAKPEEVAAVEAAAVEEVPAEPT